A region from the Gossypium hirsutum isolate 1008001.06 chromosome A08, Gossypium_hirsutum_v2.1, whole genome shotgun sequence genome encodes:
- the LOC107926874 gene encoding uncharacterized protein, which produces MEATERIMDDIDYTPEQKLKGTVSLLQDEAYQWWLTVKEGTQPDRLPWEFFKIAFQGKYMGTSYVDTWRREFLNLTQGDKSVAEYKRERDFVVLVEKEKIVGYVKCAKRQSRELDRGRNKRVWEPSSSARRPKKKARVDGPIRVGPYVAAFGSQPSTICEKRHQGECWVRIEACLRCGSLEHRIRDCSCRLDQIQATGMGTVQTPKDVGSTHSYVACTVTENLGISVENTSSGITVLSLLGQSARVNKLFKDVPLEVQGIIFSADLMELPFEEFDLILGMDWDEKLVRKGCEAYLAFISVSKSKGSSVMDIRTVKDFPDVFPDELPRLTPKCEVEFGIELLPGTTSVTIASYKMAPKELIELKAQIQELLDRGDFYGFDEPYVPALSGLVHSRGAILSHHLTMIAHHIDDILVYSKTEIEYDEHLQVVLQILREKQLYYRRIVEGLSLIAAPLTKLLCKEPKSRKEFTVYSDASHVGLGCVLMQKGKVVAYASHQLKMHEENYLTHELELVAVLTKSANFIPVCTDYSLQKLAKLYVSEIVRLHGVQVSSWKKILRFGRKGKLSPKFIGPYRILKRVGQVSYQLELPLELDWIHDVFNVSMLRRYHSDPAHIVSIKEIEVRPNLTFEKESVQILDRDIKVLRRNSIPLVQVLW; this is translated from the exons ATGGAGGCCACTGAGAGGATTATGGACGACATCGACTACACCCCTGAACAAAAACTGAAAGGTACGGTGTCTTTGCTGCAAGATGAAGCCTATCAATGGTGGCTTACCGTTAAAGAGGGAACTCAGCCCGACCGACTACCTTGGGaattcttcaaaattgctttccaaggaaaatacATGGGCACTAGTTATGTGGACACTTGGAGGAGAGAGTTCCTTAATTTAACTCAGGGGGATAAGTCCGTGGCTGAATATAAG agggagcgagattttgttgTGTTGGTGGAAAAGGAGAAGATCGTCGGATATGTAAAGTGCGCTAAGCGTCAGAGTCGTGAGTTGGACAGGGGAAGGAACAAGAGGGTTTGGGAACCCTCCAGTTCAGCTaggaggcctaagaaaaaggccagagttgatgggccaaTTAGAGTTGGGCCCTATGTTGCTGCTTTTGGGTCGCAGCCTTCTACTATTTGTGAGAAACGCCATCAGGGTGAATGCTGGGTACGGATAGAGGCGTGTTTGAGGTGTGGATCCTTGGAGCATCGCATCAGGGATTGTTCGTGTAGGCTCGATCAGATacaagctactggtatgggtactgTCCAGACACCAAAAG ATGTAGGATCTACCCATTCCTATGTTGCTTGTACTGTTACTGAGAACTTGGGGATTTCGGTTGAGAATACTTCGAGTGGAATTACTGTATTGAGTCTGTTGGGGCAGTCCGCCAGagttaataaattgtttaaagacGTCCCTTTAGAGGTACAAGGGATAATATTTTCTGCAGATCTGATGGAACTCCCTTTTGAAGAGTTTGATTTGATACTGGGCATGGACTG GGAtgagaaattggttcgtaagggttgtgaggcgtatttAGCCTTCATCAGTGTTTCAAAATCTAAGGGTTCCTCTGTTATGGATATCAGAACAGTCAAAGATTTTCCGGATGTCTTTCCCGATGAGCTACCTAGGTTAACTCCAAAATGTGAAGtagaatttgggattgagcttctgCCTGGTACAACTTCGGTGACCATCGCCTCTTACAAAATGGCTCCGAAGGAGCTTATAGAACTcaaagctcaaattcaagagttactaGATCGAGG cgacttttatggatttgatgaaccgtatgttccagccctatctggacTGGTTCATAGCAGGGGTGCAATATTAAGCCACCATCTAACAATGATAGCACATcacattgatgatattctggtgtattcgaAGACTGAGATTGAGTATGATGAACATCTCCAAGTGGTTCTACAGATTTTgagagagaaacaatt GTATTATAGACGGATTGTAGAGGGGCTTtcattgattgctgcacctctgactaagttgttgtgTAAAGAG CCAAAATCTAGGaaggaattcactgtctacagcgatgcatcacatgttggcttGGGGTGTGTGCTGATGCAAAAGGGTAAAGTAGTGGCATATGCGTCTCATCAGCTTAAGATGCATGaagagaactatctgacacatgaatTGGAGTTGGTTGCAGTG TTGACTAAATCTGCCAACTTCATACCTGTTTGTACTGACTACTCATTGCAGAAACTGGCTAAGTTGTATGTGTCTgaaatagtgagactgcatggggtgcaG gtctcgtcATGGAAGAAGATACTGAGGTTTGgtcggaagggcaagttaagccctaagttcattgggccttaccgtatACTAAAACGTGTAGGACAGGTTTCCTATCAGCTTGAGTTGCCCCTAGAATTGGACTGgattcatgatgtattcaacGTCTCAATGTTAAGGCGATATCACTCTGATCCTGCGCACATCGTCTCGAttaaggagattgaggttaggcctaATCTGACCTTTGAGAAAGAGTCGGTCCAGATCTTAGACCGTGATataaaggttctgaggaggaactCAATTCCATTGGTTCAGGTGCTATGGTGA